Proteins encoded in a region of the Xiphophorus couchianus chromosome 11, X_couchianus-1.0, whole genome shotgun sequence genome:
- the LOC114153241 gene encoding odorant receptor 131-2-like, which translates to MSSSPFNITIGQQYQGLLERIVLCFLSTGPACFFLLINGILMFSLRNKPVFRYTCRYILLYNLLVADTAQLIVTQVLFLLAVGRVKITYAVCGTITTMANLTAGISPLTLVIMTLERYMAVCYPLRHASIITIKNTVVAIIAAWAVSTLNNVTRNLFLIEYPYEKFGKVLMKDYCADIGWIPDSLCDDYDRAYNAVIFVSAGFTVISSYTGVVIAAKAASTDKASALKARKTLLLHLVQLFLSLAYTLYYPLLSALAKTVQRIVFVWVQNVIYLLFIVLPRCLTSLIYGLRDQTVRPVLLHYLFCRWKLSVEPATC; encoded by the coding sequence ATGTCTTCTTCCCCATTTAACATCACTATTGGACAGCAGTATCAGGGTTTACTGGAAAGAATTGTACTTTGCTTTCTGTCTACAGGTCCTGCGTGTTTCTTCCTCCTCATTAATGGGATCTTGATGTTCTCTTTGAGGAATAAGCCTGTGTTTCGATACACTTGTCGTTATATTCTTTTATATAACCTCCTTGTTGCAGATACTGCTCAGCTGATAGTGACTCAGGTTCTGTTTCTCCTTGCTGTTGGTCGAGTTAAAATAACGTATGCCGTCTGTGGTACCATCACTACTATGGCCAATCTCACAGCAGGAATTTCTCCTCTGACACTGGTGATAATGACGTTGGAGAGATACATGGCTGTTTGCTACCCACTGAGGCACGCTTCCATTATCACCATCAAAAACACAGTAGTGGCCATTATTGCAGCCTGGGCTGTCAGTACACTAAACAATGTCActagaaatctgtttttgataGAATATCCATATGAAAAGTTTGGGAAAGTCTTGATGAAAGACTATTGCGCTGACATTGGCTGGATTCCAGATTCACTGTGTGATGATTATGACAGAGCATACAACGCGGTTATATTTGTTTCAGCCGGTTTCACTGTAATTTCCTCGTATACTGGAGTTGTAATAGCAGCCAAGGCAGCTTCTACAGATAAAGCATCTGCCCTGAAAGCTCGTAAGACACTTCTGCTGCACCTAGTTCAGCTCTTCCTCAGTCTGGCTTATACCCTTTACTACCCACTGCTCTCAGCTCTTGCAAAGACCGTACAAAGGATAGTATTTGTATGGGTCCAGAATGTTATTTATCTGCTTTTTATTGTCTTACCCAGATGTTTGACGTCTTTAATTTATGGCCTAAGAGATCAGACCGTCAGACCTGTTCTATTACACTATCTATTTTGCAGATGGAAACTCTCAGTTGAACCAGCCACCTGCTGA